Proteins from a genomic interval of Thunnus thynnus chromosome 5, fThuThy2.1, whole genome shotgun sequence:
- the ighmbp2 gene encoding DNA-binding protein SMUBP-2, which produces MAVEQFVSKTLELLQEEREAEIDETRVWQENVSLKDLQNKGVCLLKLQIGSQSTGLYGRTVVVLEPRKHLGFLSLPSNSFGPGDIVGLYDTGGCSAVSQISTGIVTRVTQAAISVAFDDSKDGLSFDTDALYNLLKLANDVTYKRMKHALNALNGYCNGPAANLINVLFGDSKPSSQSQPNEVEFLNSNLDDSQREAVSFALSQRELAVIHGPPGTGKTTTVVEIILQAVKQGQKILCCAPSNVGVDNLVERLARSKAKVLRLGHPARLLESIQKHSLDAILAKSDNANIISDIRKDIDKAFTGMKKMHDKGDRGNFRREIGELRKELKTREATAITQILKSADVVLCTNTGACHDGPLKFLPAEHFDWVVIDECAQALESSCWIALLRARKCILAGDYKQLPPTIKSQTAASKGLSLSLMERLIQMYGDSVVRMLTVQYRMNSAIMEWASKEMYQGKLTAHNSVERHLLKDLPGVTCVEETSTPLLLIDTAGCGLSEMEVTDEQSKGNQGEVDIVELHIKALTEAGVKAKDIAVIAPYNLQVDLLRQKLSARHPELEIKSVDGFQGREKEAVVLSLVRSNRKGEVGFLAEDRRINVAVTRARRQIAVVCDTQTVQNHAFLKSLVNHMTEFGEVRTAFEYIQDIVPQNYIRDHKDTKPSTSASSSMSAKQKVKDQRPSKAKPGQKKSTGSSIKEDDKKQDKHTNSCTSALTEEEQKKNRYTEIRQQVESFLKDLNQSELKFPSSFNSHDRLLVHQIAEEMSLVHESKGEGKDRCITVSRPAEELTQAKEEEKEEEEEEEAAAQEEETTPNPPKDPLCQLPLDLKSLHLERMKREQQKREENAQQKKQQNNIPPAQAQSSKKAKSKGKNRTKAGACDIAAAATPDDDFDTLINAVVKAESVCSFVKCKASVLTLGQLCLFCNRQYCLSHHIPEVHGCGDKAKSHARMRISKEGVLYAGSGKKDKSMDPNKKAYLQRKLDSKLKDMASQRKVKNKEKDS; this is translated from the exons ATGGCAGTTGAACAGTTTGTGTCAAAGACACTTGAGCTTCTacaagaggagagggaggctgAAATAGATGAAACCAG GGTATGGCAGGAGAACGTCTCTCTTAAGGATCTTCAAAACAAAGGAGTATGTCTGCTGAAACTGCAGATAGGAAGTCAGTCCACAGGCCTGTATGGCCGCACTGTCGTCGTCCTAGAGCCAAGAAAGCATCTTGGTTTCTTATCTCTTCCAAGCAACAGCTTTGGACCTG GGGACATAGTTGGCCTGTATGACACTGGTGGATGCAGTGCAGTGTCTCAGATCAGCACAGGGATAGTGACGAGGGTCACCCAGGCAGCTATAAGTGTGGCCTTTGACGATTCAAAGGATGGGCTCAGTTTTGATACAGATGCTCTTTACAATCTCCTAAAGTTGGCAAATGATGTGACTTACAAACGAATGAAACA TGCCTTGAATGCATTAAATGGATACTGCAATGGACCAGCTGCAAATCTGATAAATGTTCTCTTCGGAGACTCAAAACCTTCATCTCAATCGCAGCCAA ATGAAGTAGAATTCTTAAACTCAAACCTGGATGATTCCCAGAGAGAAGCTGTGTCCTTTGCTCTGTCTCAGAGAGAACTGGCTGTGATTCATGGACCACCAGGCACTGGGAAAACCACCACAGTGGTGGAGATCATTCTGCAGGCTGTCAAACAAGGCCAAAAG atcCTGTGCTGTGCCCCCTCTAACGTGGGTGTGGATAATTTAGTGGAGCGGTTAGCCCGAAGCAAGGCCAAGGTTCTGAGGCTGGGACATCCTGCCAGACTGCTGGAGTCCATACAGAAACATTCACTGGATGCCATCCTTGCTAAGAGTGACAACGCAAACATCATCTCTGACATCCGTAAAGACATCGATAAAGCGTTT ACGGGAATGAAGAAGATGCATGACAAAGGAGATCGGGGGAACTTCAGAAGGGAAATAGGAGAGCTAAGAAAGGAGCTGAAAACCAGGGAAGCAACAGCCATCACTCAGATCCTGAAAAGTGCTGATGTCGTCTTATGCACCAACACAG GTGCTTGTCATGACGGCCCTCTGAAGTTCCTGCCAGCAGAGCATTTTGATTGGGTGGTGATAGACGAGTGCGCTCAGGCCCTGGAGAGCAGCTGCTGGATCGCCCTGCTCAGAGCACGCAAGTGTATTCTGGCTGGAGACTACAAGCAGCTACCACCTACTATCAAATCACAAAC AGCTGCATCAAAAGGCTTGTCTCTTAGTCTTATGGAGAGACTTATCCAGATGTACGGGGACTCAGTGGTCCGAATGCTAACAGTACAGTACCGCATGAACAGTGCCATCATGGAATGGGCCTCCAAAGAGATGTACCAGGGAAAACTAACTGCTCACAACTCAGTGGAGAGACACTTGTTAAA AGATCTACCAGGAGTCACCTGTGTAGAAGAGACCAGCACGCCCCTTCTTCTGATCGACACAGCAGGCTGTGGTCTGAGTGAAATGGAGGTCACAGATGAGCAGTCCAAAGGCAATCAAG GTGAAGTAGACATTGTTGAACTGCACATAAAGGCCTTGACTGAAGCTGGGGTTAAGGCTAAAGACATAGCTGTTATTGCACCGTACAATCTACAA gTTGATCTTCTGCGCCAGAAACTTTCTGCGAGGCATCCAGAGCTGGAGATAAAATCAGTGGATGGATTTCagggcagagagaaagaagctgTGGTATTGTCATTAGTCCGGTCCAACAGGAAAG GTGAGGTTGGATTTCTGGCAGAGGACAGAAGGATAAACGTGGCTGTTACACGTGCGAGACGTCAAATTGCTGTAGTGTGCGACACCCAAACGGTTCAGAATCATGCTTTTCTGAAGTCCCTAGTCAATCATATGACTGAGTTTGGCGAGGTCAGAACAGCATTTGAGTACATCCAGGACATCGTACCACAGAACTACATCCGCgaccacaaagacacaaagcCAAGTACATCTGCCAGCAGCTCCATGTCAGCTAAACAGAAGGTCAAAGATCAGCGTCCCAGTAAGGCAAAGCCAGGCCAGAAGAAATCCACTGGTAGCAGCATTAAGGAGGATGATAAGAAACAAGATAAGCACACAAACTCCTGCACATCCGCACTGACAGAGGAGGAACAGAAAAAGAACAGATACACTGAGATCAGACAACAGGTGGAGAGCTTTCTGAAGGATTTAAATCAGAGTGAGCTAAAGTTTCCATCATCGTTTAACTCTCATGACCGACTGCTGGTCCACCAGATCGCTGAGGAGATGAGCCTTGTGCATGAGAGCAAAGGCGAGGGGAAAGACAGGTGTATCACTGTCTCAAGACCAGCTGAGGAGCTGACACAagcaaaggaagaagaaaaagaagaagaagaagaagaagaagcagcagctcaGGAAGAGGAAACTACCCCAAATCCCCCAAAAGATCCATTGTGTCAGCTTCCATTAGATTTGAAAAGTTTACATTTGGAGCGAATGAAGAGGGAGCAACagaaaagggaggaaaatgctcaacaaaaaaagcaacagaacaACATCCCACCAGCTCAGGCACAATCTTCAAAGAAGGCCAAGTCTAAAG GGAAGAACCGAACCAAGGCAGGCGCCTGCGACATCGCTGCCGCCGCCACTCCAGACGATGACTTCGACACACTCATCAATGCTGTCGTGAAGGCTGAAAGTGTGTGCAGCTTTGTCAAGTGTAAAGCCTCTGTGCTAACCCTCGGTCAGCTTTGCCTCTTTTGCAACAGGCAATATTGTCTCAGTCATCACATACCAGAG GTTCATGGTTGTGGAGATAAAGCCAAGTCTCATGCTCGGATGAGAATAAGCAAGGAGGGTGTTCTTTATGCTGGCAGTGGGAAGAAAGACAAATCCATGGACCCCAATAAGAAAGCCTATCTGCAAAGGAAGCTGGACTCTAAACTGAAAGATATGGCATCACAGaggaaagtaaaaaacaaagagaaggatagttaa
- the rapsn gene encoding 43 kDa receptor-associated protein of the synapse, whose amino-acid sequence MNIFMRRLVPEMGQDQTKHQIEKGLRLYQSNQTEKALHVWTKVLEKTSDPGGKFRVLGCLITAHSEMGKYKDMLKYALDQIDTAREMEDPDYLTEGYLNLARSNEKLCDFQKTVSYCKTCLNMQGTTVSLQLNGQVCLSMGNAFLGLSVFQKALESYEKALRYAHNNDDKMLECRVCCSLGNIYVQLKDYEKALFFPCKAAELVNDYGKGWSLKYRAMSQYHMSVAYRKLERLPDAMECCEESMKIALQHGDRPLQALCLLNFADIHRCRHDVDKAFPRYESSMAIMTEIGNRLGQSQVYLGVAKCWLLQKEYDKALDSLQRAQELADGMGNKLCTLKVHCLSEGIYRNQGKQEEVREQVVKFLQCVEELELYCGMCGESIGDRDQKLQALPCSHVFHLKCLQTNGTKGCPKCFKSSMKPGFV is encoded by the exons atgaatatttttatgagGCGCCTTGTACCAGAGATGGGCCAGGACCAAACCAAGCACCAGATAGAGAAGGGCCTGAGGTTGTATCAGTCCAATCAGACAGAGAAAGCCCTGCATGTCTGGACAAAAGTGCTGGAGAAGACCTCAGACCCTGGAGGGAAGTTTCGGGTTTTGGGATGTTTGATCACAGCTCACTCAGAAATGGGAAAATACAAAGATATGCTCAAG TACGCCCTCGATCAAATCGACACAGCCAGAGAAATGGAGGACCCAGACTACCTTACAGAGGGGTACCTGAATTTGGCGCGTAGCAACGAGAAGCTGTGCGACTTCCAGAAAACCGTCTCGTACTGTAAGACCTGCTTAAACATGCAGGGTACCACTGTCAGCCTGCAGCTCAACGGCCAGGTATGTCTTAGCATGGGCAACGCCTTCCTGGGCCTCAGCGTCTTCCAGAAAGCTTTGGAGAGCTACGAGAAGGCCTTGCGCTACGCACACAACAACGATGACAAGATGCTGGAGTGCAGAGTCTGCTGCAGTCTGGGAAACATCTATGTTCAGCTTAAG GACTATGAGAAAGCCCTGTTTTTCCCCTGCAAAGCAGCTGAGCTTGTCAATGACTACGGCAAGGGTTGGAGCCTCAAGTATCGCGCCATGAGCCAGTACCACATGTCTGTAGCCTACAGGAAACTGGAGCGCCTGCCAGACGCCATGGAATGCTGTGAG GAATCTATGAAGATTGCTCTGCAGCATGGTGACCGTCCTCTGCAGGCCCTGTGCTTACTAAACTTTGCAGACATACACCGCTGCAGGCATGACGTTGAT AAAGCATTCCCCCGCTATGAGTCTTCAATGGCTATCATGACTGAGATTGGAAATCGTCTTGGACAATCACAAGTGTACCTGGGAGTTGCAAAGTGTTGGCTTCTGCAGAAAGAATATGACAAG GCTCTGGATTCTTTGCAGCGAGCACAGGAGTTGGCAGATGGAATGGGAAACAAG CTGTGTACATTGAAGGTGCATTGCCTGAGTGAGGGGATTTACCGAAATCAGGGGAAACAGGAGGAGGTCAGAGAGCAGGTGGTGAAGTTCCTGCAGTGTGTTGAGGAGCTGGAGCTCTACTGCGGCATGTGCGGCGAGTCCATCGGGGACAGGGACCAAAAGCTGCAGGCATTACCCTGTTCCCACGTTTTCCATCTCAA GTGTCTGCAGACAAACGGGACAAAAGGTTGCCCTAAATGTTTCAAGTCCTCCATGAAACCTGGATTTGTGTGA
- the kbtbd4 gene encoding kelch repeat and BTB domain-containing protein 4, translated as MESSEEGGLSVGGSVGEENYFLGYTFTDRSHSSRVVKSIMDLCLEDGLFADVTITVDGKEFHLHRLVLSAQSSFFRSMFTSNLKESHNRAIELKDVSATVFQLLIDYIYHGTIKLRVEELQDTYEMADMYQLTALFEECSRFLSRTVEVKNCLQVMWLADRHSDQELYTAAKHCAKIHLAQLHQTEEFLNLPLCLLLDIIKDGVPSSQNPTVAIESWINHNKVEREEFSCILQENLKEIGENVHIYLIGKEETRTHSLAVSLHCDEDDAISVSGQNSLCHQITAACKHGADLYVVGGSIPRRMWKCNMHTMDWERCAPLPRDRLHHTMVSVSTEDAIYSLGGKTLQDTLSNAVIYYTVKDNMWTETSQLDTAVSGAAGVNLGGTIYLLGGEENDMDFFTKPSRLIQCFDTASQKCQIKPYMLPFAGCMHAAVHMDVIFIVAEGDSLVCYNPLLESFTRLRFPEVWSCVPSLWKVASCNGCIYVFRDKCKKGDANTLKFNPATSVVSVIRGIKILLTNWQFVLA; from the exons ATGGAGTCCAGCGAGGAGGGGGGCCTCAGTGTCGGGGGCTCTGTGGGAGAGGAGAACTACTTCCTGGGATACACCTTCACCGACCGCTCCCACTCCAGCCGGGTGGTGAAGAGCATCATGGACTTGTGCCTGGAGGACGGCCTGTTCGCTGACGTCACCATCACGGTGGACGGCAAAGAGTTCCACCTGCACCGACTGGTGCTCTCAGCGCAGAGCAGCTTCTTCCGCTCCATGTTCACCTCCAACCTCAAAGAATCCCACAACCGCGCTATTGAGCTGAAGGACGTCAGCGCCACTGTCTTTCAGCTGTTGATTGACTACATCTATCACGGCACGATTAAACTGCgggtggaggagctgcaggaCACCTACGAGATGGCAGACATGTACCAGTTAACAGCTCTGTTTGAGGAATGCTCTCGTTTCCTCTCACGGACAGTGGAAGTCAAGAACTGCCTGCAG GTGATGTGGcttgcagacagacacagtgacCAGGAGCTGTATACTGCAGCAAAGCACTGCGCTAAAATCCACTTGGCCCAACTTCATCAGACTGAAGAATTCCTcaatctgcctctctgtctgctcttGGACATCATCAAAG atgGAGTTCCGAGCTCCCAGAATCCAACGGTGGCCATCGAGTCGTGGATAAACCATAACaaggtggagagagaggagtttTCTTGTATTCTGCAAGAAAATCTCAAG GAAATTGGCGAGAATGTCCACATTTACCTGATTGGTAAAGAGGAGACGAGGACTCACTCCCTCGCTGTGTCACTACACTGTGACGAAGACGATGCGATCAGTGTGAGCGGACAGAACAGTTTATGCCACCAGATCACTGCAGCCTGTAAGCATGGAGCGGACCTGTACGTGGTAGGGGGATCTATCCCCCGCCGCATGTGGAAGTGCAACATGCACACCATGGACTGGGAGCGCTGCGCCCCACTGCCCAGAGACCGCCTCCACCACACCATGGTCTCTGTGTCCACTGAGGATGCTATATACTCGTTAGGAGGTAAGACGTTGCAGGACACGCTCTCTAATGCCGTCATCTACTACACAGTGAAGGACAACATGTGGACAGAGACCAGTCAGCTGGACACCGCGGTGTCTGGGGCCGCTGGTGTTAACCTGGGAGGTACCATCTACCTGCTAGGGGGGGAGGAGAATGACATGGACTTTTTTACGAAGCCATCCCGTCTTATTCAGTGCTTCGACACCGCCTCCCAGAAGTGCCAGATCAAACCTTACATGCTGCCGTTTGCCGGATGCATGCACGCCGCGGTCCACATGGACGTGATCTTTATCGTAGCAGAAGGAGACTCGCTGGTGTGCTACAACCCTTTGCTGGAGAGTTTCACCCGCCTGCGTTTCCCTGAAGTGTGGAGCTGCGTTCCTTCACTCTGGAAGGTGGCCAGCTGCAATGGCTGCATATATGTTTTCAGAGACAAATGTAAGAAAGGCGATGCGAACACGTTAAAGTTCAACCCAGCCACGTCTGTCGTCTCCGTTATCAGAGGCATAAAAATCCTCCTCACAAACTGGCAGTTTGTTTTGGCCTAA
- the LOC137183181 gene encoding protein FAM180A-like isoform X1, which translates to MMKKCTVFSLSCICPDSQKWEKDVVIGYLSAVVERRNNMELQLKICLQVIFWLCFEGLLQDVAAGFNPTSQRTASSVSDANLMFEFLLGGVEIDQDNNIVLLDKEMASMRPGRAFLAQINDNIPRSLSPMVQMVDTLKSQRKRPMTQAQFETLVLSLVYSAHQAWHQETKEEQERWGGVLLQLVNVTVHELRGNDLYSYA; encoded by the exons ATGATGAAAAAATGCACGGTATTCAGTCTGAGCTGCATTTGCCCGGATTCACAAAAGTGGGAGAAGGATGTGGTGATAGGCTATCTGTCGGCAGTAGTCGAGAGAAGAAACAACATGGAATTACAACTTAAAATCTGCCTGCAGGTCATTTTCTGGCTTTGTTTTGAAGGACTTCTGCAGG ATGTGGCTGCAGGCTTTAATCCGACTTCTCAAAGAACTGCCTCCTCAGTGTCTGATGCAAACCTGATGTTTGAg TTCTTGCTGGGCGGGGTAGAAATCGACCAGGACAACAACATTGTTCTGCTTGACAAGGAGATGGCATCAATGAGGCCGGGGCGGGCTTTCCTGGCTCAGATCAATGACAACATTCCCAGAAGTCTGAGCCCCATGGTGCAGATGGTGGACACGCTAAAGAGTCAGAGAAAGAGGCCGATGACTCAGGCTCAGTTTGAGACTCTTGTCCTGAGCCTGGTGTACTCTGCCCACCAGGCCTGGCACCAGGAGACGAAAGAGGAACAGGAGCGCTGGGGAGGAGTGCTCCTCCAGCTGGTAAACGTCACTGTCCATGAGCTACGTGGAAATGATCTCTACAGTTATGCGTAA
- the LOC137183181 gene encoding protein FAM180B-like isoform X2, translating into MFEFLLGGVEIDQDNNIVLLDKEMASMRPGRAFLAQINDNIPRSLSPMVQMVDTLKSQRKRPMTQAQFETLVLSLVYSAHQAWHQETKEEQERWGGVLLQLVNVTVHELRGNDLYSYA; encoded by the exons ATGTTTGAg TTCTTGCTGGGCGGGGTAGAAATCGACCAGGACAACAACATTGTTCTGCTTGACAAGGAGATGGCATCAATGAGGCCGGGGCGGGCTTTCCTGGCTCAGATCAATGACAACATTCCCAGAAGTCTGAGCCCCATGGTGCAGATGGTGGACACGCTAAAGAGTCAGAGAAAGAGGCCGATGACTCAGGCTCAGTTTGAGACTCTTGTCCTGAGCCTGGTGTACTCTGCCCACCAGGCCTGGCACCAGGAGACGAAAGAGGAACAGGAGCGCTGGGGAGGAGTGCTCCTCCAGCTGGTAAACGTCACTGTCCATGAGCTACGTGGAAATGATCTCTACAGTTATGCGTAA